In bacterium, a genomic segment contains:
- a CDS encoding type II toxin-antitoxin system VapB family antitoxin, producing MRTTLNIDEDLLKKAERLTGISEKTSLVRLGLEALIAREASKRLSQLGGTEKGLREIPRRRPKLNHGAR from the coding sequence ATGAGAACCACATTAAACATTGATGAAGATTTGTTGAAGAAAGCGGAGCGGTTGACCGGCATCAGTGAAAAGACGTCGTTAGTCAGGCTTGGCCTGGAAGCGCTAATCGCGCGAGAAGCAAGCAAGCGGTTGAGTCAACTGGGCGGTACGGAAAAGGGGTTAAGGGAAATACCGAGAAGACGTCCGAAATTGAATCATGGAGCTCGTTGA